A single window of Leishmania panamensis strain MHOM/PA/94/PSC-1 chromosome 35 sequence DNA harbors:
- a CDS encoding hypothetical protein (TriTrypDB/GeneDB-style sysID: LpmP.35.4380), with protein sequence MDSIFTRPAVADPPQSLAASHDSTPAFMSVLEPYKRSGQRPPMASSGATQQQRFQQPLHTGKNKATTSALTASSYVLPHGAGAVARGDQNRKTDGALCGMHNSYASIPAAPLDRPCDEEFDAVERRARMALEHIAIRDEGLEANIGDHIEVLQSYRASCEARAMYREAYLVQQVLQNLRLEEESRHVRGITEQQMEERRMLEEAHRQEFREFHHSWNARIDAFEEEQLEAELALLERQNEELIGFQEEMRNFQPRLIKYSRTLLESRLKQQTLAKQRDYVGAQAQKVHAEALEVADMERFEAARTSLFERREYTSRHRHQQELYALRTKMESRRLYLERYRKQELDVLLQRYINVRRSMESQQNIVRNKTGTLLLKHACNRKTDNSGTAVLVESAGSGTFGTVVQRRQAQELRALPSQQDGAYTAGHKGDEI encoded by the coding sequence ATGGACTCCATATTCACCAGACCCGCAGTGGCAGATCCCCCCCAGTCACTTGCTGCGTCGCATGACTCCACACCCGCCTTCATGAGTGTATTGGAGCCGTACAAGCGCTCTGGGCAGAGGCCACCCATGGCGTCCAGCGGTgccactcagcagcagcggttcCAACAACCGCTGCACACGGGCAAAAACAAGGCCACAACATCTGCGTTAACTGCTAGTAGCTACGTGTTGCCGCACGGCGCAGGTGCTGTCGCGCGTGGTGACCAAAACCGGAAGACGGATGGCGCTCTTTGTGGCATGCATAACTCGTATGCGTCGATcccggcagcgccgctggaTCGTCCGTGTGACGAGGAGTTTGACGCGGTGGAGCGGCGGGCTCGCATGGCGCTGGAGCATATCGCGATACGGGATGAGGGCTTGGAGGCGAACATAGGTGATCATATCGAGGTTCTGCAGTCGTACCGCGCGTCGTGCGAGGCGCGTGCGATGTACCGCGAAGCGTACCTCgtgcagcaggtgctgcagaatCTGCgactggaggaggagagtcgGCACGTGCGCGGTATTACCGAACAACAGATGGAGGAGCGCAGAATgctcgaggaggcgcaccgGCAGGAGTTCCGGGAGTTCCACCACTCCTGGAATGCACGCATCGACGCCtttgaggaggagcagctggaggcggagctcgCACTGCTGGAGCGGCAAAACGAGGAACTAATTGGCTTTCAGGAAGAGATGCGAAACTTCCAGCCACGTCTTATCAAGTACAGCCGCACGCTGCTCGAGTCTCGCCTGAAGCAGCAGACACTGGCCAAGCAGCGCGACTACGTGGGGGCTCAGGCGCAGAAGGTACATGCCGAAGCGCTCGAGGTAGCCGATATGGAGCGCTTTGAGGCTGCCCGTACGAGTCTGTTTGAGCGTCGCGAGTACACCTCGCGTCATCGCCACCAGCAAGAGCTCTACGCGCTTCGTACAAAGATGGAGAGCCGCCGACTGTACCTTGAACGGTACCGCAAGCAGGAGCTCGATGTACTCTTGCAGCGCTACATCAACGTTCGCCGCTCTATGGAGTCGCAGCAGAACATTGTTCGCAACAAGACCGGCACACTTCTCCTGAAGCACGCGTGCAATAGAAAAACGGATAACAGCGGGACAGCCGTACTGGTGGAAAGCGCCGGCTCTGGCACCTTCGGAACCGTGGTGCAGCGACGACAGGCCCAGGAGCTCCGCGCTTTGCCGAGCCAGCAGGATGGCGCCTACACGGCAGGACATAAAGGAGACGAGATATAG